In Crassostrea angulata isolate pt1a10 chromosome 4, ASM2561291v2, whole genome shotgun sequence, one genomic interval encodes:
- the LOC128179415 gene encoding glycine-rich protein-like, whose translation MKRSVFSVLALVLAMGVATTLASGYGSSGYSSYDGGYGMYGGGYSSGYGSYGGGYGSYGGGYGSSGYGSGYGSGSGYGSGSHGSGYGKSGKHSSTALYIPYAVPVPVEQPIAPTPINPLLFTGVGTTQNNGIFGGNGAGLLFLLFLIPLLFNNNNTSG comes from the exons ATGAAGCGATCCGTTTTCTCCGTGCTTGCTCTGGTCCTTGCTATGGGTGTTGCCACCACCCTGGCTTCAGGATATGGATCATCTGGATACTCTAGCTACGACGGTGGATACGGGATGTACGGAGGGGGATACTCATCCGGATATGGATCATACGGAGGTGGATATGGATCATACGGAGGGGGATATGGATCAAGCGGTTACGGCAGTGGATACGGTTCCGGCAGTGGATACGGTTCCGGAAGTCACGGATCTGGATACGGAAAGTCAGGAAAGCACTCCAGCACTGCTCTGTACATCCCATACGCAGTTCCCGTACCTGTAGAACAACCAATTGCCCCCACACCAATCAACCCTCTGTTATTTACCGGTGTTGGCACAACCCAGAATAATGGAATTTTCGGAGGAAACGGAGCCGGTCTTCTTT TCCTTCTCTTCCTCATCCCTCTGCTgtttaacaacaacaacacctcTGGTTAA